One genomic segment of Suncus etruscus isolate mSunEtr1 chromosome 15, mSunEtr1.pri.cur, whole genome shotgun sequence includes these proteins:
- the STX1B gene encoding syntaxin-1B gives MKDRTQELRSAKDSDDEEEVVHVDRDHFMDEFFEQVEEIRGCIEKLSEDVEQVKKQHSAILAAPNPDEKTKQELEDLTADIKKTANKVRSKLKAIEQSIEQEEGLNRSSADLRIRKTQHSTLSRKFVEVMTEYNATQSKYRDRCKDRIQRQLEITGRTTTNEELEDMLESGKLAIFTDDIKMDSQMTKQALNEIETRHNEIIKLETSIRELHDMFVDMAMLVESQGEMIDRIEYNVEHSVDYVERAVSDTKKAVKYQSKARRKKIMIIICCVVLGVVLASSIGGTLGL, from the exons GCAAAAGACAGCGATGATGAGGAAGAAGTGGTCCACGTGGATAGGGACCACTTTATGGATGAGTTCTTCGAGCAG GTGGAAGAGATCCGAGGCTGTATTGAAAAGCTGTCAGAGGATGTGGAGCAGGTGAAAAAACAGCACAGTGCCATCCTGGCCGCCCCCAACCCTGACGAGA AGACCAAGCAAGAGCTGGAGGACCTTACTGCAGACATCAAGAAGACGGCCAACAAGGTTCGGTCCAAGTTGAAAG CGATCGAGCAGAGCATTGAGCAGGAGGAAGGGCTGAATCGCTCCTCTGCAGACCTGAGGATCCGCAAAACCCAG cACTCCACCCTCTCACGGAAGTTCGTGGAAGTAATGACTGAATATAATGCAACGCAGTCCAAGTATCGGGACCGCTGCAAGGACCGGATCCAGAGGCAGCTGGAGATCA CCGGCAGGACCACGACCAATGAGGAGCTGGAAGACATGCTAGAGAGTGGCAAGCTGGCCATCTTTACCGACGAT ATCAAAATGGACTCTCAGATGACAAAGCAGGCACTGAATGAGATCGAGACGAGGCACAATGAGATCATTAAACTGGAAACCAGCATCCGAGAGCTGCACGACATGTTTGTGGACATGGCCATGCTTGTGGAGAGCCAG GGTGAGATGATTGACCGCATCGAGTACAACGTGGAACATTCTGTGGACTATGTGGAACGAGCTGTGTCTGACACCAAGAAAGCTGTGAAATATCAGAGCAAGGCCCGGAGG AAGAAAATCATGATCATCATTtgctgtgtggtgctgggggtggTCTTGGCGTCATCCATTGGGGGGACGCTGGGCTTATAG